Proteins encoded together in one Telopea speciosissima isolate NSW1024214 ecotype Mountain lineage chromosome 4, Tspe_v1, whole genome shotgun sequence window:
- the LOC122659656 gene encoding protein RADIALIS-like 3, producing the protein MASSSLSYRSSGSSWTPKQNKLFEKALAVYDKETPDRWHNIARSVGGKTVEEVKRHYEILVEDLKHIESGQIPFPNYRTSGGNSSKGNNNIADEEERLKYLKLH; encoded by the exons ATGGCTTCCAGCTCCCTTTCCTATCGTAGCTCTGGCTCGTCTTGGACTCCCAAGCAAAACAAGTTGTTTGAGAAGGCATTGGCCGTCTATGACAAGGAAACCCCTGACCGCTGGCACAATATTGCCAGGTCCGTAGGTGGAAAAACGGTGGAGGAAGTGAAGAGACATTATGAGATTCTCGTAGAGGACCTCAAGCATATCGAGTCTGGCCAAATTCCCTTTCCCAATTACAGGACAAGTGGAGGGAACAGCAGCAAAGGCAACAATAACATTGCTGACGAAGAGGAGAG GCTGAAGTATTTAAAGCTCCATTGA